The candidate division KSB1 bacterium genome has a segment encoding these proteins:
- the fliJ gene encoding flagellar export protein FliJ codes for MKKFSFKLAKVAETKTIQVKQKSLELAEMLRSLESEEMEFNRMSNELEILHEEVLQQSVNGCSAKELRDYQRYINKVSAEIRDQKNSMDKIQDKIEELQVGLMELSKEKEVLEKLREKRYLKHLKEQIREEQKMLDEMTLITKGIKNLL; via the coding sequence ATGAAGAAATTTTCTTTTAAATTAGCGAAAGTTGCAGAGACAAAAACAATTCAAGTTAAACAAAAATCTCTGGAATTAGCAGAAATGCTCCGCAGTCTTGAAAGCGAGGAAATGGAATTCAATAGAATGTCGAATGAGCTGGAAATACTGCACGAGGAAGTTCTGCAACAAAGTGTAAACGGTTGTTCAGCAAAAGAACTCAGGGATTATCAACGCTACATAAATAAGGTAAGTGCAGAAATTCGTGACCAAAAAAATAGTATGGATAAAATTCAGGATAAAATCGAAGAACTTCAAGTTGGTTTGATGGAGTTGTCAAAGGAAAAAGAAGTTTTAGAGAAATTGCGAGAGAAGAGATACTTAAAACATTTAAAGGAACAAATCAGAGAAGAACAAAAAATGCTCGATGAAATGACTTTGATCACAAAAGGGATTAAGAATCTGTTATGA
- a CDS encoding FliI/YscN family ATPase — protein sequence MTNTSSYSTNIYEFYKKQLSQIDPIVQRGEILNITGNIIESRGPTAAIGDLCYIFPKNNKQKGKAEVVGFRNHKTLLMPLHEMTGYQPGTKVVSSQEKINISVGDELLGRVLNGLGKPIDGKGQVHFTEKRSIYSEPPSPLQRKPINDPIWTGIKSIDAFTTFGTGQRMGIFSGSGVGKSVLLGMIAKNTSADVNIIAMIGERGREVRDFIENDLGEEGLKKSVVIVATSDEIPIVRVKAGLIATTIAEFFRDSGKKVMLMMDSLTRVAMAQREIGLAIGEPPTTKGYTASTYSLLPKMLERAGNTAVGSITGLYTVLVEGDDFNDPIADMARSILDGHIVLDRDLANKGHYPAIDPLQSKSRVMPQVVSKEHLNLSYRLTHLIATYKEAEDLINIGAYVKGSNKNIDESLKHIDSINRFLKQDVNEIIPKDKILDLMEASIQNDTGEKP from the coding sequence ATGACTAATACCAGTTCATATTCTACTAACATTTATGAATTCTATAAAAAACAATTGTCGCAGATAGACCCTATTGTTCAGCGTGGAGAAATATTAAACATTACTGGAAATATAATTGAATCTCGAGGACCGACGGCGGCAATAGGAGATCTTTGCTATATTTTTCCTAAAAACAATAAACAAAAGGGAAAAGCAGAGGTTGTTGGATTTAGGAACCATAAAACGTTATTAATGCCATTGCATGAGATGACCGGATATCAACCTGGAACCAAGGTTGTTTCCAGCCAGGAAAAAATAAATATCTCTGTTGGTGATGAACTATTAGGCCGTGTTTTGAATGGTTTAGGTAAGCCAATTGATGGAAAAGGCCAGGTTCATTTTACAGAAAAAAGATCTATCTATAGCGAGCCACCCTCACCACTGCAAAGAAAACCCATCAATGATCCGATCTGGACAGGCATTAAATCTATCGATGCATTTACTACCTTCGGTACGGGACAACGAATGGGGATTTTTTCCGGGAGTGGAGTAGGCAAAAGTGTTTTGCTGGGTATGATCGCGAAAAACACTTCAGCAGATGTCAATATCATCGCAATGATTGGTGAAAGAGGACGGGAGGTTCGTGATTTTATCGAAAATGATTTAGGCGAAGAAGGGCTTAAAAAATCAGTTGTGATTGTGGCCACATCAGATGAAATCCCTATCGTCCGTGTGAAAGCAGGATTGATAGCTACTACTATAGCGGAGTTCTTTCGGGATTCTGGTAAGAAGGTAATGTTGATGATGGATTCTTTAACACGGGTTGCAATGGCACAAAGAGAAATTGGACTTGCTATTGGAGAACCGCCAACGACAAAAGGCTATACTGCATCCACATATTCATTGCTGCCAAAAATGCTTGAAAGAGCCGGTAATACGGCAGTTGGCAGCATAACGGGTTTATATACCGTTCTTGTGGAAGGAGATGATTTTAATGACCCTATAGCGGATATGGCTCGTTCTATCCTTGACGGTCATATTGTTTTGGATCGTGATTTAGCCAATAAAGGCCATTATCCGGCTATTGATCCTTTGCAAAGCAAAAGTCGCGTTATGCCGCAAGTAGTTTCCAAGGAACATCTGAATTTGAGCTATCGATTGACTCATTTGATAGCGACATACAAAGAAGCGGAAGATTTAATCAATATTGGTGCATATGTGAAGGGCAGTAATAAAAATATTGATGAATCACTTAAACACATTGACAGTATAAATCGGTTTTTAAAACAAGATGTTAACGAAATCATTCCAAAAGATAAAATTCTAGACTTAATGGAAGCATCCATCCAAAATGATACAGGTGAAAAGCCATGA
- the fliF gene encoding flagellar M-ring protein FliF, which translates to MDWKKYLENIKEFYERLDSRQRVLLMIGTGITLTVFILLTSLATRTSYGVLYTELDAAEAGTIVQKLKEENVEFKLENGGSTILVSKSEIYDLRLQLAAQGLPQSGGIGYELFDKNNIGMTDFLQKMNYKRALEGELARTITTISKIKAARVHLVIPEERLFDENQKEATASITTKLKPGLRLSQSETNAIANLVAASVEGLSPDNITIVDTYGKILSQPQESTSLLAKTSNQIDLQNKIEQYYKNKVESILENVIGSNRAAVQVSVELNFDQVERTAEKYDPDNSVIVSQEKNTQTGEGGNGKIPQKTESLISNYESNKVVEHIVQEVGNIKRLSVAVLVDGKYEVPPGSPEGTEPQYLPMSVTELTQIQNIVKNTVGYSEVRQDNVVVENMAFDRSLITLEAESLSKMERQLFWETWITRLIYGCLLILIAFGLKKFFKQFKSIFNSKSSNSPLFALESPAPAGDPFDFEISADSANSARLQQTISNLTKEQPTDAAKLLKAWLIEDKHGAA; encoded by the coding sequence GTGGACTGGAAAAAATATTTAGAAAATATAAAGGAATTTTATGAAAGACTAGATAGCCGTCAACGTGTTCTATTAATGATCGGGACAGGGATCACATTAACGGTCTTTATTCTGTTGACTTCTTTAGCAACAAGGACCTCCTATGGAGTATTGTATACGGAGCTTGATGCTGCTGAAGCAGGAACTATCGTACAAAAATTAAAAGAAGAGAATGTAGAATTCAAATTGGAAAATGGAGGAAGCACAATTCTGGTTTCCAAATCCGAAATCTACGACTTGAGATTACAATTAGCAGCCCAGGGTTTACCGCAGTCCGGTGGGATCGGCTACGAATTATTTGATAAAAACAATATTGGGATGACAGATTTCCTGCAAAAGATGAATTACAAAAGAGCCCTGGAAGGAGAATTGGCGCGAACAATTACCACGATATCAAAAATCAAAGCTGCCAGGGTTCATTTGGTTATTCCGGAAGAACGATTATTTGATGAGAACCAGAAAGAGGCTACTGCATCAATTACAACGAAGCTAAAGCCCGGATTAAGACTTTCCCAAAGTGAAACTAATGCAATTGCCAACTTAGTAGCGGCTAGTGTAGAGGGTCTTTCCCCGGATAATATTACTATAGTGGATACCTATGGAAAAATATTAAGTCAACCACAAGAATCAACATCGCTTCTGGCTAAAACTTCTAATCAGATAGATCTACAAAATAAAATTGAACAATATTACAAAAATAAAGTCGAATCGATTCTAGAAAATGTAATTGGGAGTAATAGAGCGGCTGTGCAGGTATCAGTTGAGCTTAATTTTGACCAGGTTGAACGAACAGCAGAAAAATATGATCCGGACAATTCTGTTATTGTAAGCCAGGAAAAAAACACACAAACCGGTGAGGGTGGAAATGGAAAAATTCCTCAAAAGACTGAGAGTTTAATATCGAATTACGAATCCAATAAAGTTGTAGAGCACATTGTGCAAGAGGTTGGAAATATTAAACGTCTTTCTGTAGCGGTATTGGTAGATGGCAAGTATGAAGTTCCTCCTGGCTCACCTGAAGGAACAGAACCGCAATACTTACCTATGAGTGTGACTGAGTTGACCCAAATTCAAAATATTGTCAAAAATACCGTCGGATATTCAGAAGTAAGACAAGATAATGTTGTGGTGGAGAATATGGCTTTCGATCGCTCATTGATTACGCTTGAAGCTGAAAGTCTGTCAAAAATGGAAAGACAATTATTCTGGGAAACCTGGATTACCAGGTTGATTTATGGATGTCTTTTAATTTTAATTGCTTTTGGATTAAAGAAATTCTTTAAACAATTCAAATCAATATTTAATTCAAAATCGAGTAACAGCCCATTATTTGCTCTTGAATCGCCAGCGCCGGCTGGTGATCCCTTTGATTTTGAAATATCGGCGGATTCTGCAAATAGTGCACGTTTACAGCAGACCATATCAAATTTAACTAAAGAGCAGCCAACTGATGCTGCCAAGCTTCTGAAAGCCTGGTTAATAGAGGATAAGCATGGGGCAGCATAA
- the fliE gene encoding flagellar hook-basal body complex protein FliE, whose product MVDKLNGIQSILLPKQTPKVPEKIASGSEDFFSTLKGFMSDVNNLQQEAGESINRLVSGDVSNIQDVMVAVEKASISFELMMEIRNKVIEAYQEVMRTQV is encoded by the coding sequence ATGGTTGATAAATTAAATGGTATACAATCGATCTTACTACCCAAACAAACGCCTAAAGTTCCTGAAAAGATAGCAAGCGGGAGTGAAGACTTTTTTTCAACATTGAAGGGATTCATGTCAGATGTAAACAATTTGCAGCAAGAAGCCGGTGAATCCATCAACCGATTGGTTAGCGGTGATGTGAGTAATATTCAGGATGTTATGGTGGCAGTAGAGAAGGCATCTATCAGTTTTGAATTGATGATGGAGATAAGAAATAAGGTTATTGAAGCGTACCAGGAAGTAATGAGAACGCAGGTTTAA
- the fliG gene encoding flagellar motor switch protein FliG, producing the protein MGQHNPSGAIESLTGQEKAAILMVAIGPDAASKILKNLSLEDVEKVTKEISKLRNIPSSLINEVVQDYYKMVLAQNYISEGGSDYAEQLLEKAVGTEQSAKILKKLDNLEHEQPKGFQRLLNINVEQLVNFLIKEHPQTIALVLSHMEMPKAISIFGEFPEELQVDVAFRMAKLDRISPDLVEEVEKYLENHFKGQFGKGLGDVDGQRIVAELLNLSGKFIEKSVMEGIVQIDQDLATEIKNLMFVFDDLILMDDRSIQRIMKEIDMHELGIALKGASDEIKEKIYRNMSKRAASMLREELEFMGPMRVSEVENSQRNILTVVSNLEESGDIVINREGSDSDVIV; encoded by the coding sequence ATGGGGCAGCATAACCCATCAGGGGCTATTGAATCCTTAACCGGGCAGGAAAAAGCAGCCATATTAATGGTCGCCATAGGTCCGGATGCTGCATCCAAAATCCTGAAGAATTTAAGCCTGGAAGATGTGGAAAAAGTAACCAAGGAAATATCCAAGCTAAGAAATATTCCCTCATCACTGATAAATGAAGTTGTTCAAGATTATTACAAAATGGTCTTGGCGCAAAATTATATTTCCGAGGGTGGTTCCGATTATGCTGAACAACTTCTTGAGAAAGCGGTTGGTACTGAACAATCGGCTAAAATTCTGAAAAAACTAGATAATCTGGAGCATGAGCAGCCAAAAGGATTTCAACGCCTGCTAAATATAAACGTCGAACAGCTTGTTAATTTTTTAATTAAAGAACACCCCCAAACCATAGCTCTGGTGTTATCTCATATGGAGATGCCAAAAGCAATCTCAATATTCGGAGAGTTCCCAGAGGAGCTGCAAGTAGATGTAGCTTTTAGGATGGCCAAACTTGATCGAATATCACCCGACTTAGTGGAAGAAGTAGAAAAGTACCTGGAAAATCATTTTAAAGGGCAATTTGGCAAGGGGCTGGGGGATGTTGACGGACAACGAATAGTAGCTGAGTTATTAAATCTCTCCGGCAAATTTATTGAAAAATCCGTTATGGAGGGTATTGTCCAAATTGACCAGGATCTAGCTACAGAAATTAAGAACTTAATGTTTGTCTTTGATGATTTGATCTTGATGGATGACAGATCGATCCAGCGAATTATGAAAGAAATAGATATGCATGAGCTGGGGATAGCTTTGAAGGGAGCTAGCGATGAAATTAAAGAAAAGATTTACAGAAATATGTCGAAAAGAGCAGCTAGTATGTTGCGTGAAGAACTTGAATTTATGGGTCCAATGCGGGTGTCTGAAGTAGAAAATTCCCAGAGGAATATTCTTACAGTTGTGTCTAATCTTGAAGAAAGCGGTGATATTGTTATTAACAGGGAAGGAAGTGATTCAGATGTCATCGTTTAG
- a CDS encoding flagellar hook-length control protein FliK — protein MIGKSHVSSSFAGQIDSDNFNFVGKNSLSVIKFSSGRAPLTGLQSVEALDLPLESSNSAVKNNSWSSIIDQLKSEIQITISINDNKSTEFNTNSNEIETEPKKQSGKLESKNWLGVSLSKGLAEKLEEILKQHSDQPQVQFYSSVNETKSSSLVNENPSEEKKPIVQSFVLRHNNQPITNSQNTQLNIDEVPYGNELLSLLDGEFESTPILNKTSTESSQVIALIRVSKEKLNQLQKINVESQPSTNNELILPINESLLKTQLTTNASDSPNESQVNFHPSKLNEGIWLLFTDKSNSPDISGKSNAQTVNESIGYGKILLDLDSTTLPKIDEQYLAELPKQVLENLSETLLHNSDVKVNEEDGIQEIIRVLNSAGSGDDKAQNIEESLKPKSTNQQTTAPIPNTDKVSELRNSAGSGDDKAQNIEESLKPKSTNQQTTAPNPNTEKVSELRNSEENEVTLEKINFPEKVKTTGSEVQNSEDIESKDKIKGPNKFVFISNETMKSLSNLARSEKKSMNFTTTEEVNYKLSTVKLDLMSDVNMPKVSLAQAQNTSQPTSRTLENKPIPSKEGLTPVAELILNSDETSIVNNEIGPREKKLNLKVYSEPFNQVSNPQKNAGNLEKVTQTREFTSEEIQETLKKPFTLLNSEDAKIDTNNKEKNKLSRNTNINRISIAQPTHSNQAKETPTQMNSFQGISSEKIEITFQENLPKNIKEFENAINSGKDDQKTDSIGIKSETVINALTKAQQDKTIGSENRPTQPTLKNDVIQMSFQKIDQPDNILKIQNNFNKPAIPLSSENIRDAIEQIVQSTKLYLTKDAQKISVLLKPEFLGMAKIVVESSEKEVKAILYIERPEVRNVLERQIIQIHKSLQDQNIRVDKIEVMDFSSQFSKNGTNTTGQDGRQMLEADRHLHELGSKNAMVNPGMGDDFNKRDFGYNTIELTA, from the coding sequence TTGATTGGTAAATCGCATGTATCATCTTCATTTGCCGGACAAATCGATAGTGATAATTTTAACTTCGTGGGAAAGAATTCTTTGTCGGTAATTAAATTTAGCTCGGGAAGAGCTCCATTAACTGGTTTGCAGTCAGTAGAAGCACTTGACTTACCGTTAGAATCGTCCAATAGTGCAGTGAAGAATAATTCGTGGTCGTCTATTATTGACCAACTAAAGTCTGAAATTCAAATTACAATTTCGATTAACGATAATAAATCTACCGAGTTTAATACTAATAGCAATGAAATTGAAACAGAACCGAAAAAACAATCCGGCAAATTGGAAAGCAAAAACTGGTTGGGTGTTTCACTTTCAAAAGGTCTGGCAGAAAAGCTTGAAGAAATTCTAAAGCAACATTCCGATCAACCTCAAGTACAATTTTATTCTTCAGTAAATGAAACAAAAAGTTCGAGTTTAGTAAATGAAAATCCCAGCGAAGAGAAAAAACCAATCGTTCAATCATTTGTATTGCGACATAATAACCAACCTATTACTAATAGCCAAAATACTCAATTAAACATTGATGAAGTTCCTTATGGAAATGAATTACTATCGCTATTGGATGGTGAATTTGAATCAACCCCTATCTTGAATAAAACATCTACTGAGTCTTCCCAGGTGATAGCTTTAATACGTGTGTCAAAAGAAAAATTAAATCAACTGCAGAAAATAAATGTGGAGTCACAACCTTCTACAAACAATGAATTAATTTTACCGATAAATGAAAGCCTTTTAAAGACTCAATTAACTACCAATGCCAGCGATTCTCCTAATGAATCACAAGTTAACTTTCATCCTTCTAAATTAAATGAAGGCATTTGGTTACTTTTTACTGATAAATCAAACTCTCCGGATATCTCGGGCAAAAGTAATGCACAGACTGTTAATGAAAGTATAGGTTATGGAAAAATATTGTTGGATTTGGATAGCACAACTTTACCCAAAATCGATGAACAGTATTTAGCGGAATTACCTAAACAGGTTCTGGAGAATTTATCCGAAACACTATTACATAATTCTGATGTTAAAGTGAATGAAGAAGATGGAATACAAGAAATTATCCGGGTCTTAAATTCAGCAGGTTCTGGTGATGATAAAGCTCAAAACATAGAAGAGAGTTTAAAGCCGAAAAGTACTAATCAGCAAACCACGGCACCTATTCCAAATACTGATAAAGTGAGCGAACTCAGAAATTCAGCAGGTTCTGGTGATGATAAAGCTCAAAACATAGAAGAGAGTTTAAAGCCTAAAAGTACTAATCAGCAAACCACAGCACCTAATCCAAATACTGAAAAAGTGAGCGAACTCAGAAATTCAGAAGAAAATGAAGTTACACTTGAAAAAATTAATTTTCCTGAAAAGGTAAAGACAACTGGCTCTGAAGTTCAAAATAGCGAGGATATTGAATCCAAAGACAAAATCAAAGGGCCTAACAAATTTGTTTTTATTTCAAACGAAACAATGAAATCTCTATCCAATTTGGCGAGATCTGAAAAAAAGTCGATGAATTTTACTACGACTGAGGAGGTTAATTACAAACTGTCTACAGTGAAACTAGATTTAATGAGTGATGTGAATATGCCAAAAGTAAGTTTGGCACAAGCTCAAAATACTAGCCAACCAACCAGTAGGACTTTGGAAAATAAACCAATTCCAAGTAAAGAGGGATTGACTCCTGTCGCTGAACTTATCCTTAATTCAGATGAAACGTCTATTGTTAATAATGAAATTGGGCCACGCGAAAAGAAGTTGAATTTAAAAGTTTATAGTGAGCCATTCAATCAAGTATCAAATCCACAAAAGAATGCCGGAAACTTGGAAAAAGTTACTCAAACTCGAGAATTCACTTCGGAGGAAATACAGGAAACTTTAAAAAAACCATTCACCCTATTAAATAGTGAAGATGCGAAAATCGATACTAATAACAAAGAGAAAAACAAATTGAGCCGGAATACAAATATAAATAGGATTTCAATAGCACAACCTACCCATTCAAACCAGGCGAAAGAAACACCTACTCAAATGAATAGTTTTCAAGGAATTTCCAGTGAGAAAATAGAAATTACATTTCAGGAGAATCTTCCCAAAAATATAAAAGAATTTGAAAATGCAATAAATTCAGGCAAGGATGATCAAAAAACTGACTCAATCGGAATTAAGAGTGAAACTGTCATTAATGCTTTGACAAAAGCTCAGCAGGATAAAACTATTGGCAGTGAGAATAGGCCAACTCAGCCAACACTTAAAAACGATGTCATACAAATGAGTTTTCAGAAAATCGATCAACCGGATAATATTCTCAAAATCCAAAATAATTTTAACAAGCCGGCTATTCCATTGAGTAGTGAAAATATCAGAGATGCTATCGAACAGATTGTTCAATCCACCAAACTATATCTCACAAAAGATGCCCAAAAAATTTCGGTTCTGCTGAAGCCGGAATTTCTAGGTATGGCAAAAATTGTGGTTGAAAGCTCTGAGAAAGAAGTGAAAGCAATACTGTATATTGAGCGACCCGAAGTTCGAAATGTATTGGAAAGACAAATAATTCAAATCCATAAGTCATTGCAGGATCAAAATATTCGAGTGGACAAAATAGAAGTTATGGATTTTTCATCCCAATTTTCGAAGAATGGTACAAATACAACTGGACAGGATGGAAGGCAAATGTTGGAGGCCGATAGACATTTACATGAATTAGGTTCCAAAAATGCAATGGTTAATCCAGGCATGGGAGACGATTTTAATAAAAGAGATTTTGGTTATAACACAATAGAATTAACAGCTTAA
- the flgB gene encoding flagellar basal body rod protein FlgB, whose product MILERLFQKAGIQLLNKSLKAASLRHEAISGNIANIGTPGYQRKEVGFEDKLQESMQAVHIRGKRTDSRHIELGRSRFTEATLQIITDESNDSDNGINNVDIDMEMADLAKNQIHFIASATLMARKFRGLKSAIQGRSR is encoded by the coding sequence ATGATTCTGGAAAGATTATTTCAAAAGGCAGGTATTCAACTTTTAAATAAGAGCCTTAAAGCTGCTTCTTTAAGGCATGAAGCTATTTCCGGTAATATAGCAAACATTGGCACTCCCGGTTATCAGCGCAAAGAAGTAGGGTTTGAAGATAAGCTCCAGGAAAGTATGCAAGCGGTGCATATAAGAGGCAAAAGGACTGATTCACGGCATATTGAACTTGGGAGATCAAGATTTACAGAAGCTACTCTGCAAATAATAACTGATGAATCTAATGATTCGGACAATGGAATTAACAATGTGGATATAGATATGGAAATGGCGGATTTAGCCAAGAATCAAATTCATTTCATAGCTTCGGCAACATTAATGGCAAGAAAATTTAGAGGATTAAAATCGGCTATTCAAGGCAGATCCCGTTAA
- a CDS encoding flagellar hook assembly protein FlgD produces the protein MEVQSTLSTLPNQELPISAASQDIMGKEDFLLLLVAQLKNQDPLSPMESTDFIAQLAQFSSLEQIQNMNEKLGLGIETDLLTAQSINNSMITFLIGKEVQVATDQVQLSSDTEVELGYIVSESTVKANLKVYDKNGTLVFQKQMEGFKPGTNSFTWDGKNEKGEFIGDGMYRFEVELTDSNEQSTNAFTYLQGIVSAIRYYSDGALLEVNGQTFSVGNVIEVRSEG, from the coding sequence ATGGAAGTTCAATCAACTTTGTCAACTTTACCTAATCAAGAGCTGCCGATCTCGGCTGCATCGCAGGATATAATGGGTAAAGAAGATTTTTTGTTGTTACTCGTGGCACAGCTTAAAAATCAAGATCCTTTAAGTCCAATGGAGAGTACGGATTTTATCGCACAGTTGGCCCAGTTTAGCTCACTGGAGCAAATCCAAAATATGAATGAGAAGCTGGGCTTGGGTATTGAAACGGATTTGCTTACCGCTCAATCCATCAACAATTCGATGATTACCTTTCTAATTGGAAAGGAGGTACAAGTTGCCACCGACCAGGTGCAATTAAGTTCAGACACTGAAGTTGAATTGGGATATATAGTGAGCGAAAGTACAGTAAAAGCGAATTTAAAGGTCTATGATAAAAATGGCACGTTGGTCTTTCAAAAGCAAATGGAAGGGTTTAAGCCTGGAACCAATAGTTTTACCTGGGATGGTAAAAATGAAAAAGGAGAATTCATTGGAGATGGCATGTACCGTTTTGAAGTCGAATTGACAGACTCAAATGAACAAAGCACAAATGCATTTACCTATTTACAGGGAATTGTATCAGCAATTCGATACTATTCGGATGGTGCTTTATTGGAAGTTAATGGTCAAACATTTAGTGTCGGCAATGTTATAGAAGTAAGGTCAGAAGGTTAA
- the der gene encoding ribosome biogenesis GTPase Der, whose amino-acid sequence MSKSNKKIARVVIVGRPNVGKSTLFNRLIKKRLAIVDDQPGITRDRNESLVEWNGASFMVEDTGGYLPGDGDVYIEGIREHVQQAVVDADVLVFVTDAISGITPVDQEIARLLIKADRKTILVVNKADNEKLEYSIYDFYSLGFGDPLPVSAESGRRTGDLLDMMVELLPDKTVSAKEKETIHLAIVGKPNVGKSTFVNALLNKEKLLVSDIPGTTRDSIDSYYTYFGSEVVLIDTAGLRKKAQVSDNIEYYSVVRALRSIDRSDVTIVLIDAMDGITHQDKLIINEAITRKKGLVLAVNKWDLKEKGNNDGSAYEKNLRNQLGNLDYLPILLISCKHNLRLHDVIRVAFSVCQERNKRISTSKINEILSEILREKPPLTKDTKPIKVHYITQVATSPPVFTLFTNRPKAIAANYKRFLEKKIRENFGFFGVPISLAVRQK is encoded by the coding sequence ATGTCTAAATCGAACAAAAAAATAGCAAGAGTAGTCATTGTCGGCCGCCCCAATGTTGGGAAATCTACGCTATTTAACCGATTGATAAAAAAGCGATTGGCAATAGTAGATGACCAACCGGGTATTACAAGAGATCGAAATGAAAGCTTAGTCGAATGGAATGGCGCCTCTTTTATGGTCGAAGATACCGGTGGCTACCTCCCCGGGGACGGTGATGTGTATATTGAAGGGATTCGGGAACACGTCCAACAAGCGGTTGTGGATGCGGACGTGCTGGTGTTTGTCACAGATGCCATTTCCGGCATTACACCGGTAGACCAAGAGATTGCCCGCTTATTGATCAAAGCCGATCGAAAAACGATTCTGGTCGTTAATAAAGCCGACAATGAAAAATTGGAATATTCTATTTACGATTTTTATAGCCTGGGATTTGGAGACCCATTGCCGGTATCGGCGGAAAGCGGGCGTCGAACCGGAGATTTATTAGATATGATGGTTGAATTACTTCCTGACAAAACTGTTAGTGCAAAAGAAAAAGAAACAATTCACCTAGCAATTGTTGGCAAGCCAAATGTCGGTAAATCTACCTTCGTGAATGCTTTGTTGAATAAAGAGAAACTCCTGGTTTCCGATATACCAGGAACCACCAGGGATTCGATTGACTCTTATTATACATATTTTGGTTCAGAGGTTGTGTTAATAGATACAGCCGGTCTTCGAAAAAAAGCTCAGGTCAGCGACAATATAGAATATTACAGCGTTGTCCGGGCATTGAGGAGCATTGACCGCAGCGACGTTACAATTGTCTTGATAGATGCCATGGATGGGATTACGCACCAGGATAAATTGATCATTAATGAAGCAATAACCAGGAAGAAAGGGTTGGTTCTGGCGGTTAATAAGTGGGACTTAAAAGAAAAGGGCAATAATGATGGAAGTGCATATGAAAAAAATCTGCGTAATCAACTCGGCAATTTGGATTATTTACCTATTTTGTTGATATCCTGCAAACACAACCTTAGGTTACACGATGTAATTCGAGTGGCGTTTTCAGTTTGTCAAGAACGGAATAAAAGGATCAGCACTTCAAAAATTAATGAAATACTGAGTGAAATATTAAGGGAAAAACCACCATTAACAAAAGATACGAAACCAATCAAAGTTCATTATATTACCCAGGTGGCTACATCGCCGCCAGTCTTTACTCTTTTTACCAACCGGCCAAAGGCGATTGCGGCGAATTACAAACGGTTTCTCGAAAAAAAAATTCGTGAGAACTTTGGCTTTTTTGGTGTTCCCATTTCACTTGCCGTTCGACAAAAATGA
- the flgC gene encoding flagellar basal body rod protein FlgC, with translation MGIRKILSAFDISALGMRAQRKRMDAISSNLANIETTRTEKGEPYRRKIVKMETAKNTGTFQQVLFRTHQKLAVTNPKHIRTSHINLSGANTGNIVDAQVVEVQENAFRTVYDPDHPDADVEGYIQFPNINLVTEMVDMIVASRTYEANATALEANKAMAKKALEI, from the coding sequence ATGGGCATTCGTAAGATATTATCCGCTTTCGACATTAGTGCTTTAGGAATGCGTGCACAAAGAAAACGAATGGACGCAATATCCAGCAATCTGGCGAATATCGAAACAACCAGGACCGAAAAAGGCGAGCCATACCGAAGAAAGATTGTTAAAATGGAAACCGCTAAAAACACAGGGACTTTTCAGCAAGTGTTGTTTCGTACACATCAAAAATTGGCAGTAACGAATCCCAAACATATTCGAACTTCACATATCAATTTGTCAGGTGCAAACACTGGTAATATAGTCGACGCTCAAGTTGTAGAAGTACAGGAAAATGCATTCAGAACCGTATATGATCCGGATCACCCGGATGCAGATGTCGAGGGTTATATTCAATTTCCCAATATCAACCTGGTAACTGAAATGGTGGATATGATTGTTGCATCAAGAACCTATGAAGCCAATGCCACGGCCCTTGAAGCCAACAAGGCGATGGCAAAGAAAGCGTTGGAGATTTAA